From Vigna unguiculata cultivar IT97K-499-35 chromosome 5, ASM411807v1, whole genome shotgun sequence, the proteins below share one genomic window:
- the LOC114184141 gene encoding putative receptor protein kinase ZmPK1 → MNLNMASSILLFLFLQFFSLHTSHSAFSSLTTDSFLSVEKPEDVILSPNGVFSAGFVAVGENVYSFAVFFTQPRSHNQPTIVWMANRENPVNGKRSKFSLSRTGNLVLDDAAQRTVWSSNTVSLASPLLKLNDNGNLVLRDLQGTVLWQSFDFPTDTLLPGQPLTRRTQLVSARSDTNHSSGFYKLFFDDDNVLRLLYDGPDVSSIYWPYPWLVSWDAGRSTYNSSRFAALDSLGRFISSDSFTFITSDYGATKQRRLKLDSDGNLRVYTLHDEWFVSWHARADTCNIHGICGANSACSYDHEHGRKCSCLPGHRVKNHSDWSYGCEPVFVLSCNRSESTFLELLGVEIYGYDANFSEANSYSYCRNLCLEDCNCKGFQYSYNDGKNVYNCYTKMQLLNGRRTPSFKGTIYVKVPKNHSLFREESFRSDAHVCAVKIPRVYDKYHVNKIVRFFLWVAIVIGAIESVCVFVVWVFVVKTRRKSHADEHDYHPLTDRFRKFSYSELKKATKGFSEEIGRGAGGVVYKGILSDERHAAIKRLNEAKQGEGEFLAEVSLIGRLNHMNLIEMWGYCAEGKHRLLVYEYMEKGSLAENLSSNTLDWSKRYNIALGTARVLAYLHEECLEWILHCDIKPQNILLDANYQPKVADFGLSKLQNRNNLNNSSFSMIRGTRGYMAPEWVLNLAITSKVDVYSYGIVVLEMITGKSPTTGVQNIDGEESYNGRVVAWVREKKSGRSWLQHIIDPALQTNYNESKMELLAKVALDCVEEDKDIRPTMSQVVEMLQSVP, encoded by the coding sequence ATGAACTTGAACATGGCTTCCTCAATCTTACTCTTTCTTTTCCTGCAATTTTTCTCTCTGCACACTTCACATTCTGCATTTTCATCACTAACCACGGACTCATTCCTCTCCGTAGAGAAACCCGAAGACGTTATTCTCTCCCCAAACGGCGTTTTCTCCGCCGGCTTCGTTGCCGTCGGTGAAAACGTCTACTCCTTCGCCGTATTCTTCACACAACCCCGTTCCCACAACCAACCCACAATCGTGTGGATGGCGAACCGCGAGAATCCCGTCAATGGAAAACGTTCCAAATTCTCTCTCTCAAGAACCGGTAACCTTGTTTTGGATGATGCTGCTCAACGAACGGTGTGGTCTTCGAACACTGTTTCATTGGCTTCACCACTGTTGAAGCTCAACGACAATGGCAATCTGGTTTTGCGTGACCTCCAAGGAACCGTTCTGTGGCAAAGCTTTGATTTTCCCACCGATACTCTTCTTCCGGGACAGCCCCTCACGAGACGAACGCAACTCGTGTCTGCAAGAAGCGACACTAACCATTCCTCCGGTTTCTACAAGCTCTTCTTCGACGATGATAACGTTCTTCGTCTTCTCTACGATGGCCCTGATGTTTCCAGCATTTACTGGCCATATCCATGGTTGGTGAGTTGGGACGCTGGAAGGTCTACTTACAATAGCAGTAGATTCGCGGCGTTGGACTCACTCGGAAGATTCATTTCTTCTGATAGTTTTACTTTCATCACATCTGATTATGGCGCTACGAAGCAGAGAAGATTGAAACTTGACTCTGATGGTAACCTTAGAGTGTACACGCTGCATGATGAATGGTTTGTTTCGTGGCACGCGAGAGCTGACACTTGCAATATCCACGGGATTTGTGGAGCTAACAGTGCGTGCAGTTATGATCATGAGCATGGAAGGAAGTGCTCGTGTCTTCCGGGACATAGAGTGAAGAACCATAGCGATTGGTCTTATGGCTGTGAACCTGTGTTCGTTTTGTCTTGCAATAGAAGTGAGTCTACCTTCTTGGAGTTGCTGGGTGTTGAGATTTATGGTTATGATGCTAACTTTTCTGAAGCTAATAGCTATAGCTATTGTAGGAATCTGTGCTTAGAAGACTGTAACTGTAAGGGGTTTCAGTACTCATACAATGACGGCAAGAACGTTTACAATTGCTACACAAAGATGCAATTGCTTAACGGCCGCCGAACACCCAGTTTCAAAGGAACAATATACGTGAAAGTGCCTAAAAATCATAGCCTTTTCAGGGAAGAATCTTTTCGTTCAGATGCGCATGTTTGTGCTGTTAAAATTCCCAGAGTGTATGACAAATATCATGTGAACAAGATTGTGAGGTTTTTTCTTTGGGTGGCCATAGTAATTGGTGCTATTGAATCGGTCTGCGTGTTTGTCGTGTGGGTTTTCGTAGTTAAGACGCGCCGAAAGTCTCATGCAGATGAACACGATTACCATCCACTGACCGATAGATTCAGAAAATTTAGTTATTCAGAGTTGAAGAAAGCCACAAAGGGGTTCAGTGAAGAGATTGGAAGGGGTGCAGGAGGGGTTGTGTACAAAGGTATTTTATCAGATGAAAGACATGCAGCAATCAAGAGACTGAATGAGGCTAAACAAGGAGAAGGAGAATTCCTTGCTGAAGTGAGTCTCATTGGAAGGCTTAACCACATGAACTTGATTGAAATGTGGGGATATTGTGCTGAGGGAAAGCATAGGTTGTTGGTGTATGAGTACATGGAGAAGGGTTCTTTGGCGGAAAATCTCTCATCCAACACTCTTGATTGGAGTAAGAGATACAACATTGCCCTTGGAACAGCAAGAGTTCTGGCATATCTGCATGAAGAATGCTTGGAGTGGATATTGCACTGTGATATAAAGCCACAGAACATACTTCTTGATGCTAATTATCAACCGAAGGTAGCAGATTTTGGCCTGTCGAAGCTACAAAACAGGAACAACTTGAACAATTCAAGTTTTTCAATGATAAGAGGAACAAGAGGGTACATGGCACCTGAGTGGGTTCTGAACTTAGCAATAACGTCGAAGGTTGATGTTTACAGCTATGGAATTGTTGTGTTGGAGATGATAACTGGGAAGAGCCCAACAACGGGTGTTCAAAACATTGATGGAGAAGAGTCGTACAATGGAAGGGTGGTGGCATGggtgagagaaaaaaagagtgGAAGATCTTGGCTACAGCATATCATTGATCCTGCACTCCAAACTAACTATAATGAATCCAAGATGGAGCTTTTAGCCAAAGTTGCTTTGGACTGTGTTGAGGAAGACAAAGATATAAGGCCAACCATGAGCCAAGTCGTTGAAATGCTTCAGAGTGTTCCTTAG
- the LOC114184386 gene encoding uncharacterized protein LOC114184386 encodes MVSEQGCIERTWEIWKPIFAEKESLKKNLKVGGVDKKVAEHMAGMRSIIQGGLPVFDGKLFDEWKIKMLAVFGFQEVAEIIQEGIVELGSKATEDEKKYFKQQQKLDSKARFLLYQCVSSKIFNKICKATTAKEIWEILLKTYGDGDKHKKVKLQALRRRFEFLVMEENESVADKQIAHKILRSLPSKFDHLVITIEEAKDLETLELEELQHLLEVHEFRRSERKLTHDQAYRPELITEGSSKGKRKTESNGRGTRIKKVNLRNLGKRIVIKQESPLGIKRGRWSEKQPKNQANLAQDEGSDSKAVMLMAQTCLDLKEEASWYLDSGCSSHMIGRKDWFVKMEEATHGKIRFADNSSLTAQGTGRVVLRDEDGKEVVLEDLLFVPGLKTNLLSLDQLPQKGFVMTKKDNCLNVFDQSNRLIIQSNLSKNRTFRVGMNALKHHCFAASESKT; translated from the exons atggtatcagagcaaggtTGCATTGAAAGAACTTGGGAGATTTGGAAGCCGATTTTCGCAGAGAAGG AAAGTTTAAAGAAGAACCTCAAAGTTGGTGGCGTTGACAAGAAAGTTGCAGAACACATGGCTGGAATGAGGAGCATCATACAGGGAGGATTGCCAGTATTTGACGGCAAGTTGTTTGACGAATGGAAAATCAAGATGCTGGCAGTGTTTGGTTTTCAAGAAGTGGCAGAAATTATTCAAGAAGGCATAGTAGAATTGGGCAGCAAGGCAACAGAAGATGAAAAGAAGTACTTCAAGCAACAACAAAAATTGGATAGCAAAGCTCGATTCTTGCTATACCAATGCGTCAGTTCCAAGATTTTTAACAAGATATGTAAGGCTACAACAGCCAAGGAGATATGGGAAATCCTGTTAAAAACCTATGGTGATGGAGATAAACATAAGAAAGTGAAGCTACAAGCGTTGCGAAGGAGATTTGAATTTCTTGTAATGGAAGAAAATGAATCTGTTGCAGATAAACAGATTGCTCACAAGATTCTACGGTCCCTCCCCTCCAAATTTGATCATTTGGTGATAACAATTGAAGAAGCCAAAGATCTGGAAACACTAGAACTAGAAGAGCTTCAACATTTATTGGAAGTACATGAGTTTAGAAGAAGTGAAAGGAAACTTACTCATGATCAGGCCTACAGGCCAGAACTGATTACAGAGGGAAGTTCAAAGGGGAAAAGAAAGACAGAAAGCAATGGAAGGGGAACAAGAATCAAGAAGGTGAATCTGAGGAATCTGGGAAAGAGAATAGTGATAAAGCAGGAGAGTCCACTTGGAATAAAACGTGGAA GATGGAGTGAAAAACAACCAAAGAATCAGGCTAATCTGGCGCAAGATGAAGGATCTGACTCAAAGGCAGTGATGTTGATGGCTCAGACATGTTTAGACCTGAAAGAAGAAGCTTCTTGGTACTTAGACTCAGGTTGTTCTTCACATATGATTGGGAGAAAAGATTGGTTTGTGAAAATGGAGGAAGCTACTCATGGCAAAATTCGTTTCGCTGATAACAGTAGTTTGACTGCACAGGGAACTGGGAGAGTTGTGTTGAGAGATGAAGATGGCAAAGAAGTGGTTCTTGAGGATCTGTTATTTGTTCCAggtttgaaaacaaatttgttGAGTTTAGATCAACTGCCGCAGAAAGGATTTGTTATGACAAAGAAGGATAATTGCTTGAATGTATTTGATCAATCAAATAGACTCATCATACAATCCAACTTGTCTAAGAACAGAACGTTTAGAGTGGGAATGAATGCTTTGAAGCATCACTGCTTTGCTGCTTCTGAGAGCAAAACTTAA